TCGTAGCGGGTTTTGCCTTCGGCTTTGAGTTGTCGTTCTAAAATTGTTTGGACTGCAATACTGGCGTGATCCATCCCCGGCAAATACAAAGCGTTGTCACCCTTCATGCGATGATAGCGAATCAAGGCATCAATCAGGGAGTTATTAAAGGCATGACCCATGTGCAGACTTCCCGTCACGTTAGGCGGAGGAATCATAATGCAATAGGGTTCCCCCGGTTGGTTGGGGTCAGCTTTAAACACCTGATGATCTTCCCAATACTGTTGCCATTTGGCTTCGGTACTGAAGGGTTCGTATTTTGTGGCTTGGCTTGGGGTCGTTGCAGTCATGGGTTTCGACAAGATGGACAATTTTAGACAATCCTTTCTATTTTGCCACATTTCGGCTAGAGGGCTGCTCTTTCATCCTAGAAACCTTGAACCGTATGGGCTTGAGCGATCTAAAAATTTTTTTGAAATAGGGGTTGACATTCCTAAAAAAACCGAGTAGATTAGTAAATTGTGAGAGGCAAGCAAACAACACACAAACGGCTGCAACCTCTCAAAATCAGTGAAAGTTTACAAAGCTTTCCTGGTGCCTATGGCTCAGTGGAACCACTCCGATCCATCTCGAACTCGGCTGTGAAACGCTGACACGGCGAAGATACTTGGCGGGTAGCCGCCTGGAAAAATAGCTCGGTGCCAGGTTAATACTCAAAAAACCCCCTTCCAGTGGTAAATCGGAGGGGGTTTTTTGTATTCACAGATTTTTATTATTTTTTTATACTCGGTTAATAACAGGTAAGCTACAAAGGTAAATATTGAACCCGATTAGCAAATTCTTCCTGTTCGCCAAGTTTAGCAATTATTTCTAAATCACGGATACAATCACCAATGGAAACACGAGACTGACGAGCAAAGATAACACCAAAGAAGTTAATCCCTTCAGCTTGACGGCGTTTTGCTTCAATTAAAAAATCTTGGTCTTGTGAAAACATAACTCGTCCAAGTTCCATCGCTCGATCCAGTAAAATAGTATCGGGTGTACCAGCACGTCCATCTTCTTGAACTGTTAAAACATCAATATCTCGAAGGCGTAAACCCACTGTAATCGCTGAATGGATGTGTTCATCCATGTAAATTGCTAGACTCATTTTAATAGCCCTTGAGCACGTAATCTAGCAGCAAAATGAGATTCACCAGCTTCAATTTCTGCCAGTTTAACATAGTCTTCTCGTCGCTTAATTTCTGCATCAAGTTCTGGTTTATGATCCCAATAATAAGCTAAAGCAGAAAGAATTTGACTCATGGTTAAATAGCGATGATTGAGGTGCAATTCTGCTGGACTCCAACTATAAGCGATTTGAGTTTCAACTAATTCAACGACTTTCATTGTAGTTCCAGCTATGGTGGGAACATTGTCTTCATTTAGCTCTATATATTTATACTCGGTTTTTGTAAGTGTCATAGTTTCTACTTTACAGAGAGTTCTAATTAATTTGTATGAATAGATTTTGATACCCTGAACTTTTGTAGAGCAGCACCTGGGAAACCCGATTATAGGTTCCACAAGCGCATCTCTACAACAATTTAGGATTCTTGATTCAACCGTAATACCGCCATAAATGCTTCTTGAGGAACATCCACAGAACCCAAAGATTTCATCCGTTTTTTACCTTTGGCTTGCTTCTGTAAAAGTTTTTTCTTCCGGCTAATATCCCCCCCATAACATTTAGCTAACACATCTTTTCTTAAGGCTGGAATATGTTCACTGGCGATGACTTTAGATCCAATTGTGGCTTGAATGGGAACTTTAAATTGATGACGGGGAATCAATTCTTTGAGTTTTTCCACCATAGCCCGTCCAACGTGATAAGCTTTATCACGGTGAACAATCATGGCTAAAGAATCAATTGCATCTTTATTAATCATAATATCGAGTTTAACTAAGGCATTTTCTCGATATCCAATTAAATGATATTCCATACTCGCATAGCCACGAGAGCGAGATTTCATCTGATCAAAAAAGTCCGTGACCACTTCCGCTAAGGGTACTTCATAAACTAATGTGGTTCGTCCCTGGGCTAAATAACGCATATCTTTAAATTCACCCCGACGACCCTGGGCTAATTCCATTAAACTCCCCACATAAGCTTCTGGGGTAATCATTTCTACCCGGACATAGGGTTCTTCTATTTTTTCTCGGTGGTTGGGTTCAGGTAAATGACTAGGGTTATCCACCATAATCACTTCCCCTTTTTGGGTGGTAACTTGATAAACCACCGAAGGAGACGTTACAATTAAGTCTAAATCATATTCCCGTTCTAACCGTTCTTGCACAATTTCCATGTGCAGTAATCCTAAAAATCCACATCGGAAACCAAACCCCATTGCACTTGAAGTTTCCGGTTCATAGGATAACGCCGCATCGTTTAATTTCAGCTTTTCTAAGGCTTCTTTTAAGTTCGGATATTCATCAGAATCTGTTGGAAATAATCCACAAAACACCATTGGTTTTGCTTCGGTATAACCGGGAAGGGCTTCTTCAGCTTGGCTATTGGCTAAAGTAATGGTATCCCCAACTCGTGCATCTTCAACAGCTTTAATGGCGGCGGAAAAATAGCCTACTTCTCCAGCATGGAGTTCATCAACGGGAATTTGGGTTGGAGATAATACGCCAATTTCATCGATTTCATATTCTTTCCCCGATGCCATTAAGCGAACGCGATCACCTTTTTTTACCCGTCCATCCATCACCCGAAAATAAACAATCACGCCTCTATAACTATCATAATAACTATCAAAAATTAACGCTCTTAATTTCTGATCAACGGTATCTTTTGGAGGCGGCACTAAATGGACAATCGATTCTAAAATTTCATGAATTCCTACTCCTTCTTTAGCCGAAGCTAACACCGCCCCCGAACAATCTAACCCAATAATTTCTTCAATTTCACTTTTAATGCGATCCGGTTCGGCTCCGGGTAAATCAATTTTATTTAAAACCGGAATAATTTCTAAGTTATTTTCTAACGCCAGATAAACGTTGGCTAAGGTTTGCGCTTCTACCCCTTGGGACGCATCCACGACTAATAACGCGCCTTCACAAGCGGCTAAAGAGCGGGAGACTTCATAGGAAAAGTCAACGTGCCCCGGAGTATCGATTAAATTTAATACATACTCTTCACCGTCATCGGCTTTATAATTCATCCGGGCGGCTTGCAGTTTAATCGTAATTCCCCGTTCTCGCTCTAAGTCCATCGAGTCGAGAAATTGTTCCTTCATTTCCCGCTTTTGAACCGCACCCGTCGCTTCCAACAGTCGATCTGCTAGGGTAGACTTGCCATGATCAATATGAGCAATAATAGAAAAGTTACGAATTCGAGAAACTGGAACGTTTGTCATAAAGTGATATTCACAAGCATAATAGGGAGACTCCCGTTAAAGTAACGAGGGTTGGCTTCAAGTATTTTA
The sequence above is a segment of the Planktothrix tepida PCC 9214 genome. Coding sequences within it:
- a CDS encoding DUF5615 family PIN-like protein; the encoded protein is MSLAIYMDEHIHSAITVGLRLRDIDVLTVQEDGRAGTPDTILLDRAMELGRVMFSQDQDFLIEAKRRQAEGINFFGVIFARQSRVSIGDCIRDLEIIAKLGEQEEFANRVQYLPL
- a CDS encoding DUF433 domain-containing protein, whose product is MTLTKTEYKYIELNEDNVPTIAGTTMKVVELVETQIAYSWSPAELHLNHRYLTMSQILSALAYYWDHKPELDAEIKRREDYVKLAEIEAGESHFAARLRAQGLLK
- the lepA gene encoding translation elongation factor 4, which translates into the protein MTNVPVSRIRNFSIIAHIDHGKSTLADRLLEATGAVQKREMKEQFLDSMDLERERGITIKLQAARMNYKADDGEEYVLNLIDTPGHVDFSYEVSRSLAACEGALLVVDASQGVEAQTLANVYLALENNLEIIPVLNKIDLPGAEPDRIKSEIEEIIGLDCSGAVLASAKEGVGIHEILESIVHLVPPPKDTVDQKLRALIFDSYYDSYRGVIVYFRVMDGRVKKGDRVRLMASGKEYEIDEIGVLSPTQIPVDELHAGEVGYFSAAIKAVEDARVGDTITLANSQAEEALPGYTEAKPMVFCGLFPTDSDEYPNLKEALEKLKLNDAALSYEPETSSAMGFGFRCGFLGLLHMEIVQERLEREYDLDLIVTSPSVVYQVTTQKGEVIMVDNPSHLPEPNHREKIEEPYVRVEMITPEAYVGSLMELAQGRRGEFKDMRYLAQGRTTLVYEVPLAEVVTDFFDQMKSRSRGYASMEYHLIGYRENALVKLDIMINKDAIDSLAMIVHRDKAYHVGRAMVEKLKELIPRHQFKVPIQATIGSKVIASEHIPALRKDVLAKCYGGDISRKKKLLQKQAKGKKRMKSLGSVDVPQEAFMAVLRLNQES